One Canis aureus isolate CA01 chromosome 38, VMU_Caureus_v.1.0, whole genome shotgun sequence DNA segment encodes these proteins:
- the C38H1orf115 gene encoding required for drug-induced death protein 1, with the protein MTAGARLRGKAASGFLRRGPRGRARTPADEEAAALLEPPERGAEGRAGARGARAVHLAALPERYEPLEEPAPGGRPARRYRQKLKKCGKNVGKVVIKGCRYVVLGLQGFAAAYSAPFGVATSVVSFVR; encoded by the exons ATGACGGCGGGAGCCCGGCTGCGGGGCAAGGCGGCGAGCGGCTTCCTGCGCCGCGGGCCCCGGGGCCGAGCGCGGACGCCGGCGGACGAGGAGGCGGCCGCCCTCCTGGAGCCGCCCGAGCGCGGGGccgaggggcgggcgggggcccggggcgcgcgCGCGGTGCACCTGGCGGCGCTGCCCGAGCGCTACGAGCCGCTGGAGGAGCCGGCGCCCGGCGGGAGGCCCGCGAGGAGGTACCGGCAGAAGCTGAAGAAGTGTGGCAAG AACGTCGGGAAGGTGGTCATCAAAGGCTGCCGCTACGTGGTCCTGGGCCTGCAGGGCTTCGCCGCCGCCTACTCCGCCCCATTCGGGGTGGCCACCAGCGTGGTCTCGTTCGTCCGCTAA